The Caulifigura coniformis genome includes a region encoding these proteins:
- a CDS encoding rhomboid family intramembrane serine protease has protein sequence MTSLARQNPASSSRPLGKHWLGMGISDREYVRTSGRNAGMAAFGWDVIGWIIAVTVVTFVLQLLINPQFTNWFDLRPSAVVYGQVWRLITFDFLHSPDDVWHILVNMYVLYLAGQKLLSNHTQKEFLLFYLASGVVAGICFVLWQLTRNREASAVGASGSVAAVLTLYALYWPRDRWFIFYVIPVPVIALVILSAALDLHPILLELGGGRPRGQIAHIAHLGGMAFAFAYYKLQWRLEPLLGDVPIRSLKRRFRRGPKLRVHRPSFEDERFDGKARMDELLAKISREGEASLTPEERETLNRISRQLRSRKA, from the coding sequence ATGACCAGCCTCGCGCGGCAGAATCCCGCCAGTTCATCACGACCTCTCGGAAAGCATTGGCTCGGCATGGGGATCTCGGATCGCGAATACGTCCGAACAAGTGGTCGAAACGCCGGCATGGCCGCGTTCGGCTGGGACGTCATCGGCTGGATCATCGCCGTCACCGTCGTCACGTTCGTCCTGCAGCTGCTCATCAACCCGCAGTTCACGAACTGGTTCGATCTCCGGCCGTCCGCCGTCGTGTACGGTCAGGTGTGGCGGCTGATCACCTTCGACTTCCTGCACAGCCCGGACGACGTCTGGCACATCCTCGTCAATATGTACGTCCTGTACCTCGCGGGGCAGAAGCTGCTTTCCAACCACACGCAGAAAGAATTCCTCCTGTTCTACCTGGCTTCGGGAGTCGTCGCCGGAATCTGCTTCGTTCTCTGGCAGCTCACCCGCAACCGCGAGGCATCGGCTGTCGGCGCCTCCGGATCCGTGGCGGCCGTGCTGACGCTGTACGCCCTTTACTGGCCCCGCGATCGCTGGTTCATTTTCTACGTCATTCCCGTTCCGGTCATCGCGCTTGTCATTCTCAGCGCCGCTCTCGATCTCCATCCGATCCTCCTCGAACTCGGCGGAGGCCGCCCTCGAGGTCAGATTGCCCACATCGCGCACCTCGGCGGAATGGCGTTCGCTTTCGCCTACTACAAACTCCAGTGGAGACTCGAGCCGCTGCTCGGAGACGTGCCGATCCGGTCGCTCAAGCGCCGGTTCCGTCGTGGGCCGAAGCTGCGGGTTCATCGCCCTTCGTTCGAGGACGAACGATTCGACGGCAAGGCCCGGATGGACGAACTCCTCGCAAAGATCTCCCGGGAAGGAGAAGCCTCACTCACCCCCGAGGAGCGTGAGACGCTGAACCGTATCAGTCGGCAGCTCCGCAGCCGGAAGGCGTGA
- a CDS encoding alpha/beta hydrolase — MNSSPRRAPLDHDAVRFLERLKAAGLPPIHQIPLAQARAGSASTVVTADPIGHVEDLSISGPEHPLKLRIYRPEADARAPGRLPVIIFFHGGGWVFGSLDSHDGLCRRMCRLTGCAVVSVDYRLAPEHPFPAAVHDAQAAIRWVAAEAENRRFDAARLVVCGDSAGANLATVAGRNLAGEIQVAAQVLWYPVTSFGMETPSYLENREGYFLTRAEMDWFTSQYLPRPEDARHPDAAPLLAEDLSALPPTYLLTAGYDPLRDDGRAYAKRLIDAGVTVHFTERRGLIHGFMRRLDDFQTATDVLRETDTFLRSTFGAAREPGDPRTVASIR; from the coding sequence ATGAATTCTTCGCCCCGCCGCGCGCCACTCGATCACGACGCTGTCCGGTTTCTCGAACGATTGAAGGCCGCCGGCCTGCCGCCCATTCATCAGATTCCGCTCGCGCAGGCCCGGGCCGGTTCCGCATCGACGGTCGTCACCGCGGACCCGATCGGACATGTCGAGGACCTGTCGATCTCCGGACCGGAACACCCGCTCAAGCTGCGGATCTACCGCCCTGAGGCCGACGCCCGGGCGCCGGGAAGACTTCCCGTCATCATTTTCTTTCATGGAGGCGGCTGGGTTTTCGGTTCGCTCGATTCCCACGACGGCCTGTGCAGACGCATGTGCCGCCTCACGGGCTGTGCGGTCGTCTCGGTCGACTACCGCCTCGCTCCCGAGCATCCCTTCCCTGCGGCGGTTCATGACGCACAGGCCGCAATTCGCTGGGTCGCGGCCGAGGCCGAGAATCGCCGCTTCGATGCCGCCCGACTCGTCGTGTGCGGGGACAGCGCGGGAGCGAACCTGGCGACCGTTGCCGGCAGAAACCTCGCCGGGGAGATCCAGGTCGCTGCACAGGTCCTGTGGTATCCCGTGACCAGCTTCGGCATGGAGACGCCTTCCTATCTCGAGAACCGTGAAGGCTATTTCCTGACGCGGGCCGAGATGGACTGGTTCACCTCGCAGTACCTGCCACGCCCTGAGGATGCCCGACATCCCGACGCCGCGCCGCTCCTGGCGGAGGACCTGTCCGCTCTCCCGCCCACGTATCTGCTGACCGCAGGCTACGACCCGCTCCGCGACGACGGCCGTGCCTATGCCAAGCGTCTCATCGACGCCGGCGTCACCGTCCATTTCACCGAGCGCCGCGGACTGATCCACGGATTCATGCGCCGCCTGGACGACTTCCAGACCGCGACGGACGTGCTGCGCGAAACCGACACGTTCCTCCGGAGCACGTTCGGCGCGGCGCGAGAACCTGGCGATCCCAGGACCGTGGCTTCAATCCGTTGA
- a CDS encoding NPCBM/NEW2 domain-containing protein, with protein MKQLMLILLTLGWALPTTLLAQSPQPVFQVERLDGKSLAGATLKSLSPEAVEVDVEGMPETIPLKELEQLRQAATLPAPELPFLPTVILQNGSQLGGSVTKVVQRTVEVVTKWGPLSFPVNDVRSLRLAAADDKLETAWAEMAARETKNDLLVIRKGDALDFVAGVVGEINEKEVKLLVRERAVAVPRERVFGIVYVAQSPARPPLCEVTLASGDRLRITEAGLAGDNLLASIGAAAKASFPLNEIATFDFTLGKVKALADLPMTQSQFARSPLLTSAAFTVRKNRNSLGKPLRIGTREFPRGLWMHSGTVATFRLGREYRRLTATLGIDSNSTELPRIAPRVKVIISGDGKPLDTREVAWNDPPTPLELDVSGIRELEIRVESAREIPGILEHLVLGEARVIQ; from the coding sequence ATGAAACAGTTGATGCTGATCCTGCTCACCCTCGGGTGGGCACTTCCGACAACGCTCCTCGCACAGTCGCCTCAGCCGGTTTTCCAGGTCGAGCGGCTGGATGGGAAGTCGCTCGCCGGCGCGACGCTGAAGTCGCTGTCGCCCGAGGCCGTCGAGGTCGACGTCGAAGGAATGCCGGAAACGATTCCTCTCAAGGAGCTGGAACAGCTGCGTCAGGCAGCAACGCTCCCCGCTCCAGAATTGCCGTTCCTCCCGACGGTCATCCTGCAGAACGGTTCCCAGCTGGGAGGCAGCGTCACGAAGGTCGTTCAGCGAACAGTGGAAGTCGTCACGAAATGGGGCCCGCTGTCGTTCCCGGTCAACGATGTCCGCTCGCTCAGACTCGCCGCGGCCGACGACAAGCTGGAGACGGCGTGGGCCGAAATGGCGGCTCGCGAGACGAAGAACGATCTGCTCGTGATCCGCAAAGGGGACGCACTCGACTTCGTCGCCGGGGTTGTCGGCGAGATCAACGAGAAAGAGGTCAAGCTGCTGGTCCGCGAGCGGGCCGTCGCGGTTCCGCGTGAACGGGTGTTTGGAATCGTCTATGTGGCGCAGTCCCCGGCCCGGCCGCCCCTGTGTGAAGTGACGCTGGCTTCGGGCGACCGCCTCCGCATCACCGAGGCAGGCCTCGCCGGCGACAACCTTCTCGCCTCGATCGGCGCCGCCGCAAAAGCGTCGTTCCCGTTGAACGAGATTGCCACGTTCGACTTCACGCTGGGCAAGGTGAAGGCCCTGGCCGACCTGCCGATGACGCAGTCTCAATTCGCTCGGTCGCCCCTCCTGACCTCGGCGGCGTTCACGGTGCGCAAGAACCGGAACTCGCTCGGCAAACCGCTCCGGATTGGCACCCGGGAATTCCCGCGCGGACTCTGGATGCATTCGGGCACGGTCGCGACCTTCCGGCTCGGTCGCGAATACCGACGGCTCACGGCGACGCTTGGCATCGACTCGAATTCGACTGAACTGCCGCGGATCGCCCCCAGGGTGAAGGTCATCATATCGGGCGACGGCAAACCGCTCGACACGCGCGAAGTCGCCTGGAACGATCCGCCGACTCCGCTCGAGCTGGACGTCTCCGGCATCCGGGAGCTGGAGATTCGCGTCGAATCGGCTCGTGAAATCCCGGGCATTCTCGAACATCTCGTGTTGGGCGAGGCCCGCGTCATTCAATGA